Proteins from a single region of Paenibacillus sp. BIHB 4019:
- a CDS encoding glycosyltransferase family A protein — MKLLSVVIPCYNSQDYMRYCIESLLPGGENVELLIVNDGSIDQTGEIADEYARKYPSIVKVIHQENGGHGEAVNEGIRHAEGLYLKVVDSDDWVDTRAYLKILKALREFGTTENSVDMMISNFVYEKEGAKYKKIMKYDNVLPQGIVFSWDDIKRFRKGQYILMHSVIYRLQLLKDCGLELPKHTFYVDNLFVYVPLQHVKKIYYINVDFYRYFIGREDQSIQEKVMIKRIDQQIKVNKLMIEQVQIRNVESLKLHQYMLHHLEIVTVISCFFLIRSGTAVNLEKKKELWRFIKHRDIELYRNLRYGIMGGLLNLPGRPGRSISVGAYKISQRLVGFN, encoded by the coding sequence ATGAAATTATTATCAGTAGTAATTCCTTGTTATAACTCACAAGATTATATGAGATATTGCATTGAATCCCTTTTGCCTGGGGGAGAAAATGTAGAATTACTGATAGTAAATGATGGATCGATTGATCAAACAGGCGAAATTGCCGATGAGTATGCACGAAAATATCCATCTATAGTAAAAGTCATTCATCAGGAAAACGGCGGACATGGAGAAGCTGTGAATGAAGGTATTCGACATGCAGAGGGACTATATTTGAAGGTAGTAGACAGTGATGATTGGGTAGATACAAGAGCCTATCTCAAAATTTTAAAGGCTTTGCGGGAGTTTGGAACAACAGAGAACTCCGTTGATATGATGATTAGTAATTTTGTATATGAAAAAGAAGGCGCAAAATACAAAAAAATTATGAAATACGATAATGTGCTTCCCCAAGGGATCGTTTTCTCTTGGGATGACATTAAGCGTTTTCGCAAAGGACAATATATTTTGATGCATTCTGTAATTTACAGATTACAATTGCTAAAAGATTGCGGACTGGAGCTTCCGAAGCACACCTTTTATGTAGATAATTTATTCGTATATGTTCCGCTTCAACATGTAAAGAAAATCTATTATATCAACGTGGATTTTTACAGATATTTTATAGGCAGGGAAGATCAATCGATTCAGGAAAAGGTCATGATAAAAAGAATCGATCAACAAATTAAAGTGAACAAGCTTATGATTGAGCAGGTGCAAATTAGAAATGTTGAAAGTCTAAAACTTCACCAGTACATGCTTCACCATCTGGAAATAGTGACGGTTATATCTTGTTTCTTCTTAATACGTTCAGGAACGGCAGTGAATCTGGAGAAGAAGAAAGAGCTGTGGAGGTTTATTAAGCACAGAGATATAGAGTTGTATCGTAATCTTAGGTATGGAATTATGGGAGGATTATTGAACTTGCCCGGTCGTCCAGGACGCAGTATTTCCGTTGGAGCTTACAAAATATCACAAAGATTAGTTGGCTTCAACTAA
- a CDS encoding glycoside hydrolase family 3 C-terminal domain-containing protein gives MKHTELIRQMTLEEKASLMSGKNFWQTQNIERLGIPSIFLADGPHGIRKQAAAADHLGLNESIPATCFPTAATVANSWNIELGGKIGRYLGAEAVSQKVNVLLGPGINMKRNPLAGRNFEYFSEDPYLAGKMAASYISGIQTYGISACVKHFAVNNQEERRMSIDTIVDERTLREIYLTAFEIAIKEGKTKSVMSSYNMLNGVYTNENIHLMREILRNEWGFEGVVVTDWGGSNDRVDGLIAGNELEMPTTAGETDEEIIQAVKSGKIKEEVLDESVDRLLELIFATEEVYNNPQKEFDRQEHHQVAQEAAEESIVLLKNEGNILPLHKNKKVAIIGEFAKEARYQGAGSSIVNPSILDNTLDCLEESGIISMGFESGFDRYGTKNQKKIDKACALAKNSDVVLLYIGLDEATEAEGLDRHSMMIPENQIELLNALYQVNNNIVAVLSCGAAVEMPWINKVKGLVHGYLSGQAGAKAILRVLTGAVNPSGKLAETYPIKYEDTPSYNHFPGKEVSVEYREGLYIGYRYFDTVNKDVLFPFGFGLSYTTFEYSKIELDTEGVTFNITNTGQREGMEIAQLYVGCNSTKIFRANKELKGFVKIFLNPGETKAVSIPFDDKTFRYFNVKTNCWEIETADYEIMIGASCADIRLQGVITIEGTGAPLPYDNEQLPSYYSGKANIVSLEEFERLLGCKVPAAKWDRSKPLGYNDTIAQCEYAKGGVARFAFKLINFSHWFLRKIGKRSTANLIMMSIYHMPFRGIARMTGEVINMPMLDGVLLIVNGQFFKGLRHVLSEGRKRAKTAKAKQKLAQTTKEA, from the coding sequence ATGAAACATACTGAATTAATTAGACAAATGACCTTGGAAGAAAAAGCTTCTTTAATGTCCGGGAAAAATTTTTGGCAAACGCAAAATATAGAGCGGCTGGGAATCCCAAGCATTTTTCTTGCGGATGGACCTCATGGAATAAGAAAACAGGCAGCAGCAGCAGATCATCTTGGACTAAATGAAAGTATTCCAGCGACTTGTTTTCCAACAGCCGCAACAGTGGCAAATAGCTGGAACATTGAATTGGGTGGAAAAATCGGAAGGTATCTCGGCGCAGAGGCTGTTTCGCAAAAAGTAAATGTTTTGCTAGGGCCAGGTATTAATATGAAAAGAAATCCTTTGGCGGGGAGAAACTTCGAATACTTTAGTGAAGATCCATATTTGGCTGGCAAGATGGCTGCAAGCTATATCAGTGGCATACAAACCTATGGTATTTCCGCCTGTGTAAAGCATTTTGCTGTTAATAATCAGGAAGAAAGACGAATGTCCATTGATACCATTGTCGATGAAAGAACACTAAGGGAAATTTACTTGACGGCATTTGAAATCGCGATTAAAGAAGGTAAAACAAAATCGGTTATGTCTTCTTATAATATGCTCAATGGGGTTTATACGAATGAAAATATTCATTTGATGAGAGAGATTTTGCGTAATGAATGGGGTTTCGAAGGTGTAGTTGTGACCGATTGGGGAGGCAGCAACGATCGTGTAGATGGACTAATTGCTGGAAATGAACTTGAAATGCCGACGACTGCCGGTGAGACAGATGAGGAAATTATTCAAGCCGTTAAAAGCGGGAAAATAAAAGAAGAAGTTTTAGATGAGAGTGTAGACAGACTCCTTGAACTTATTTTTGCAACAGAAGAAGTATACAACAATCCGCAAAAAGAGTTTGATAGGCAAGAACATCACCAAGTAGCGCAGGAGGCTGCGGAAGAATCCATCGTCCTGCTTAAAAACGAAGGAAATATTTTGCCGCTTCACAAGAATAAAAAGGTTGCTATTATCGGAGAATTTGCGAAAGAAGCACGATACCAAGGTGCAGGGTCATCCATTGTAAATCCTAGCATTTTGGACAATACCCTAGATTGTTTAGAAGAATCGGGAATTATTAGTATGGGATTTGAGTCTGGTTTTGATCGTTACGGTACGAAAAACCAGAAAAAAATAGATAAAGCATGCGCACTAGCAAAAAATTCTGATGTCGTTCTTTTATACATTGGTTTGGATGAAGCGACCGAGGCTGAAGGATTAGATAGACATAGTATGATGATTCCGGAAAATCAGATTGAGCTTTTGAACGCCTTGTATCAAGTGAACAACAATATTGTGGCGGTTCTTTCTTGTGGCGCAGCAGTAGAAATGCCATGGATCAATAAGGTCAAAGGGTTGGTTCATGGCTATCTGTCAGGTCAGGCAGGAGCAAAAGCCATTCTCAGGGTTTTGACAGGTGCTGTTAATCCTTCAGGTAAATTGGCCGAAACTTATCCGATCAAGTATGAGGATACCCCCTCCTATAATCATTTCCCTGGTAAAGAGGTCAGCGTAGAGTATCGAGAAGGTCTTTATATTGGTTATCGTTACTTTGACACCGTAAATAAGGATGTGCTTTTTCCATTCGGATTTGGACTTAGTTATACAACCTTCGAGTATTCCAAAATTGAATTGGATACGGAAGGGGTAACATTTAACATCACGAATACAGGACAGCGAGAGGGAATGGAAATCGCCCAGCTCTATGTTGGGTGTAATTCAACAAAAATATTCAGGGCTAATAAAGAATTAAAAGGCTTTGTAAAAATCTTTCTTAATCCAGGGGAAACAAAGGCAGTATCTATCCCTTTTGACGATAAAACATTCCGTTATTTTAATGTTAAGACCAACTGTTGGGAAATTGAAACGGCAGATTATGAAATTATGATTGGCGCATCATGTGCTGATATCCGTTTGCAAGGCGTCATTACAATCGAAGGTACAGGAGCTCCACTTCCTTACGATAACGAGCAGCTCCCATCCTATTATTCTGGAAAAGCAAACATAGTTAGCTTAGAAGAATTTGAAAGGCTGTTGGGCTGTAAAGTGCCAGCGGCTAAATGGGATCGATCAAAACCGTTAGGCTACAATGATACGATTGCCCAGTGCGAGTATGCGAAGGGTGGAGTGGCAAGATTTGCGTTTAAATTAATTAATTTCTCACATTGGTTTTTAAGAAAAATAGGAAAGAGAAGTACGGCTAATCTTATTATGATGTCAATCTATCACATGCCGTTTCGGGGGATTGCTAGAATGACAGGTGAAGTCATTAATATGCCAATGTTGGATGGTGTTTTGTTGATCGTTAATGGCCAGTTTTTTAAAGGACTGCGCCATGTGCTAAGTGAAGGAAGGAAAAGGGCAAAAACCGCCAAGGCAAAACAAAAACTAGCACAGACGACCAAGGAGGCATAA
- a CDS encoding glycoside hydrolase family 3 protein, with protein MNITVAWEDVISVIQQIAGYLIVIGVALLAMIAVLILARRAGKPKSKFIRIQSVIAFFMILLIMVNAISLGPLENLISISLAEKGSLSAESAASSRETIEKVAEEGIVMTKNVDNILPLIDKNINVFGWASTNPIYGGTGSGSVDISTAVGILSGLENAGFKLNTELSDMYKAYRTDRPVVSINDGQDWTLPEPPVTQYSNEMLTKAKQFSDTALIVIGRVGGEGADLPHDMGGVMDGSWNEPGTKYRKATYHNNSPDYSDFKDGQTFLELSQTEKNLVDMVTKNFKKVVVVYNGSNTFEMGWTNEYEQIKGVILAGGTGVTGFNALGNILTGKVNPSGKTSDTWVNDLTVTPYFENIGHFAYTNVDEVVSKARQAWAKSDGVASFVNYVEGIYTGYRFYETASTEGLIDYDKAVQYPFGYGLSYTTFNQQMGVISEKNGSLTFEVTVSNTGSVAGKDVVEVYYNPPYTNGGIEKSSANLIGFEKTKILAPGESQKFTFNLSLDDMASYDTTGDGRYVLEAGDYAISLRTDSHHIVDEQVYTLHQNVIYDETNLRSGDKAAATNQLQFAEGDVSFLSRANKFANYTEVVAAPTDFEVKGELLANGTYDPTKYNNAADVMPVQGVNNGLEAFDLRGKDYDDPKWEDLLSQITVDEMVNFIAYGGFGTTKIDSIHLPATVIADGPAGVNSFVTQSFGTGYPSENLLAQTWNVDMAYEVAEGIIKELQDFKIHGWYGPSMNLHRSAFNGRNFEYYSEDPILSAKMAMSETQAAHDNKIIPFLKHFAFNEQETNRNALLCTWLSEQAARELYLKPFEKTVGANDGSPLAIMSVFNYIGTEWGGSTSALLNHILRDEWGFRGMVLTDYFGNYGYMDADRAVRGGSDLMLGTAGNEAIMTDLSATSVIAMRHAVKNSLYTIVNSSVYENYTGYSTPAWIKIIYIADAVLFVILALLEVALIRSYKRKRKMMTD; from the coding sequence ATGAATATTACAGTTGCTTGGGAAGATGTCATAAGTGTCATTCAACAGATTGCTGGATATCTAATTGTTATTGGAGTAGCACTGTTAGCGATGATTGCCGTATTAATTCTGGCACGTAGAGCCGGAAAACCAAAATCAAAGTTCATCAGGATCCAATCTGTAATCGCTTTCTTTATGATTCTGCTTATAATGGTAAATGCTATTTCTTTAGGGCCTTTGGAAAATTTAATTTCGATTTCTTTGGCTGAAAAGGGAAGTCTGTCGGCAGAAAGTGCTGCAAGCTCACGTGAAACGATTGAGAAAGTTGCAGAGGAGGGGATTGTTATGACGAAAAACGTCGACAACATCCTTCCTCTTATAGACAAAAATATAAATGTGTTTGGATGGGCCTCTACAAATCCGATTTATGGAGGAACAGGTTCTGGATCAGTGGATATAAGTACAGCTGTAGGTATTTTATCAGGGCTTGAAAATGCAGGTTTTAAACTGAATACAGAGCTATCTGATATGTACAAAGCTTATCGTACAGATCGTCCGGTAGTGTCCATTAATGACGGGCAGGATTGGACTTTGCCGGAGCCTCCTGTCACTCAGTATAGTAATGAGATGCTCACTAAAGCTAAACAATTCTCCGATACGGCACTTATTGTGATAGGTCGGGTTGGTGGAGAAGGAGCAGACCTGCCGCATGATATGGGCGGAGTTATGGATGGTTCTTGGAACGAGCCTGGAACGAAGTATCGCAAAGCGACTTATCATAATAACTCGCCGGACTACAGTGATTTTAAAGATGGCCAGACCTTCCTTGAACTTAGCCAAACGGAAAAAAACTTGGTCGATATGGTCACTAAAAATTTCAAAAAAGTAGTTGTTGTTTATAATGGCTCGAATACCTTCGAGATGGGTTGGACAAATGAATATGAACAGATTAAAGGTGTAATACTGGCTGGCGGAACTGGAGTAACCGGGTTTAATGCACTCGGCAATATTCTCACTGGCAAGGTAAATCCATCCGGTAAAACATCGGATACTTGGGTGAATGATTTAACCGTCACTCCGTATTTCGAGAATATTGGTCACTTTGCCTATACGAATGTAGATGAGGTAGTGTCAAAAGCTCGTCAAGCGTGGGCAAAATCTGATGGCGTAGCCAGCTTTGTCAATTATGTCGAAGGGATATATACCGGTTATCGCTTCTATGAGACGGCCTCTACCGAAGGACTGATTGATTATGATAAAGCCGTTCAATATCCATTTGGCTATGGATTAAGCTATACGACCTTCAATCAGCAAATGGGTGTGATCTCCGAAAAAAACGGATCCCTTACCTTTGAAGTTACGGTTTCAAATACTGGAAGTGTAGCAGGTAAGGATGTAGTAGAAGTTTATTACAATCCTCCATATACAAATGGTGGCATTGAAAAATCAAGTGCAAATTTGATTGGATTTGAAAAGACGAAAATTTTAGCTCCAGGGGAATCTCAAAAATTCACATTTAATCTTTCTTTGGATGATATGGCCTCCTATGACACAACAGGCGATGGCCGATATGTATTGGAAGCAGGCGATTATGCGATCAGCTTGCGTACAGACAGTCATCATATCGTCGATGAGCAAGTGTATACGCTTCATCAGAACGTTATTTATGATGAAACTAATCTGCGTTCAGGAGACAAAGCAGCAGCAACAAATCAGCTGCAGTTTGCTGAAGGCGATGTAAGCTTTCTTTCTCGCGCCAATAAATTTGCAAACTATACGGAGGTAGTTGCCGCACCAACTGACTTTGAAGTAAAGGGCGAGTTGCTTGCCAATGGAACGTATGATCCTACCAAATACAACAACGCTGCTGATGTAATGCCAGTTCAAGGGGTTAACAATGGTCTGGAGGCATTTGATTTACGCGGCAAGGATTATGATGATCCGAAGTGGGAGGATTTATTGTCCCAAATCACTGTAGATGAAATGGTAAACTTTATTGCTTATGGTGGCTTTGGAACAACTAAAATTGATTCCATTCATCTGCCTGCAACGGTAATTGCCGATGGTCCGGCTGGTGTCAACTCCTTCGTGACCCAATCCTTTGGCACCGGTTATCCATCAGAAAATCTGCTAGCTCAAACTTGGAATGTAGATATGGCCTATGAGGTAGCTGAAGGTATTATCAAAGAGCTGCAAGATTTTAAAATACACGGATGGTATGGCCCTTCGATGAACCTGCATAGAAGCGCGTTCAACGGCCGTAATTTTGAATACTATTCAGAAGATCCAATTCTAAGTGCGAAGATGGCTATGTCTGAAACCCAAGCCGCTCATGATAACAAAATCATCCCGTTCCTGAAGCACTTCGCATTTAACGAACAGGAAACGAACAGAAATGCCCTTTTATGTACCTGGTTGTCGGAGCAGGCTGCTCGTGAACTGTATTTAAAGCCATTTGAGAAGACTGTAGGGGCAAATGATGGTTCGCCACTTGCGATAATGTCTGTTTTCAACTATATCGGAACGGAATGGGGAGGCTCGACTTCGGCACTGCTGAATCATATTTTGCGTGATGAATGGGGTTTCCGAGGCATGGTACTGACCGATTATTTCGGTAACTATGGCTATATGGACGCAGACCGTGCAGTTCGTGGCGGTAGTGACCTCATGTTGGGAACAGCAGGAAATGAAGCGATTATGACCGATCTCAGTGCTACTTCTGTTATTGCTATGCGCCATGCTGTTAAAAATTCTCTTTATACTATTGTCAATAGCAGTGTGTATGAAAATTATACCGGCTACAGTACGCCGGCTTGGATAAAGATTATTTATATCGCAGATGCCGTATTGTTCGTTATTTTAGCTCTATTAGAGGTTGCATTAATTAGAAGTTATAAGAGAAAAAGAAAAATGATGACTGACTAA
- a CDS encoding ATP-binding protein yields MNDTLPEIPRLYTALAEWMASIIYILILKKQLNGWKFGMFSGAILIVQSVFFVLTKDIPIAFWILCMGVAFGIMFFLIYLSCSISFLEAGYFSIRAFVAAEFVASLEWQVHYFIWHGKNGHPLLELLLLCIIFGSSFFIIWLLEKRQIPDDAKLNIRQRELWSTVLIGAAVFGISNLSFVTSRTPFSGQYAQEIINIRTLVDLGGFTILYAYHIQLNELRTRHELKAVQDILQNQYVQYQQSKDSIEIINYKYHDLKHQITALRAEEDPEKKNAYLTKMENEIKLYEAQNKTGHHVLDTVLASKNMYCIKNGITLTCVADGTLLKGFDVVDICTIFGNALDNAIESGQLIEDEEKRLIHVSLFSQKGFLIIRFENYFEGELKLEGDLPITTKTDLYNHGYGLKSIRYTAQKYGGVVNVNQKNNWFELQILIPM; encoded by the coding sequence ATGAATGATACGCTTCCTGAAATCCCTAGGTTATATACAGCATTGGCTGAGTGGATGGCAAGTATTATTTATATTTTGATATTAAAAAAACAATTAAATGGCTGGAAGTTTGGGATGTTCTCCGGTGCAATTCTGATCGTACAGTCTGTTTTTTTTGTATTGACTAAAGATATACCGATTGCCTTTTGGATTCTATGTATGGGTGTGGCGTTTGGGATAATGTTCTTTTTAATTTATTTGAGCTGCAGCATATCGTTCCTAGAAGCCGGTTATTTCAGCATAAGAGCATTTGTTGCAGCAGAGTTTGTAGCATCATTGGAATGGCAGGTGCATTACTTCATTTGGCATGGTAAAAATGGCCATCCATTATTAGAATTGCTTCTGCTGTGTATCATTTTTGGTAGTTCATTTTTTATAATCTGGTTATTAGAAAAACGGCAAATTCCTGATGATGCCAAGCTGAATATAAGGCAGCGTGAATTGTGGTCAACGGTTCTCATAGGGGCGGCGGTATTTGGAATTAGTAACCTAAGTTTTGTGACCTCCAGAACGCCTTTTAGCGGACAATACGCGCAAGAAATAATCAACATACGAACTCTAGTGGATTTAGGTGGATTCACCATATTATATGCATACCATATCCAATTAAACGAACTGAGGACGAGACATGAACTAAAGGCTGTGCAAGATATACTTCAAAATCAATATGTGCAATATCAGCAATCCAAAGATAGTATAGAAATAATCAACTATAAGTATCATGATTTAAAGCATCAAATTACTGCTCTAAGAGCTGAAGAAGACCCGGAAAAGAAAAATGCATATTTGACGAAAATGGAAAATGAAATAAAGTTATACGAAGCGCAAAATAAGACGGGACATCACGTGTTGGATACAGTACTTGCAAGCAAAAACATGTATTGTATTAAAAATGGTATTACTTTAACTTGTGTAGCGGACGGCACCTTGCTTAAAGGTTTTGATGTAGTTGATATCTGTACTATTTTCGGTAATGCGCTGGATAATGCAATTGAATCTGGTCAACTGATCGAAGATGAAGAAAAAAGATTAATACATGTTTCCCTTTTTTCTCAAAAAGGTTTTCTAATCATCCGATTTGAAAATTATTTTGAAGGGGAGCTTAAGCTCGAAGGAGATTTGCCAATAACAACAAAAACAGATCTATATAATCATGGATACGGGTTGAAAAGCATCCGATATACGGCACAGAAGTATGGGGGTGTGGTGAATGTGAACCAAAAGAATAATTGGTTTGAATTACAGATTCTTATCCCAATGTGA
- a CDS encoding LytTR family DNA-binding domain-containing protein yields MIRIAIVEDEINYKEQLIEFLRRFEQDREESIEVMTFSDGDEIVENYEAQFDIILMDVCMGLMDGMSAAEEIRKMDSEVVIIFITNMAQYAIKGYAVDALDYVLKPISYFQFSERLNRAIDRMKKREVCYFTLKTKNGVKRFDIADIYYVESQSHHLIFFTKAGEFITSGTMKELEQQLSGFHFFRGNKGYFINLEHVEGMTDIFAVVKGKKLLVSRSKRKAFMEALSKYWGEVIK; encoded by the coding sequence ATGATACGGATCGCTATTGTCGAAGACGAGATAAATTATAAAGAGCAGTTAATAGAATTTTTACGAAGGTTTGAGCAAGATCGGGAAGAAAGTATTGAAGTCATGACATTTTCGGATGGAGATGAAATTGTTGAAAACTATGAGGCGCAATTTGACATCATATTAATGGATGTGTGTATGGGCTTAATGGATGGAATGTCTGCAGCAGAAGAAATTCGAAAAATGGATTCTGAGGTAGTTATTATTTTCATTACGAATATGGCGCAATATGCGATCAAAGGATATGCTGTGGATGCATTGGATTATGTTTTGAAACCGATCTCATATTTTCAATTCTCAGAACGCTTGAACCGGGCTATAGACCGTATGAAGAAAAGAGAAGTTTGTTATTTTACCTTAAAAACAAAAAATGGGGTAAAACGCTTTGATATTGCTGATATTTATTATGTAGAGAGTCAGAGCCATCATTTAATTTTCTTCACGAAAGCTGGAGAATTTATCACATCAGGTACGATGAAGGAATTGGAACAACAATTATCCGGTTTTCATTTTTTTCGGGGGAATAAAGGCTATTTTATAAATTTAGAGCATGTAGAAGGAATGACTGATATCTTCGCTGTAGTAAAGGGGAAGAAACTTCTTGTGAGCCGTTCTAAAAGGAAAGCATTCATGGAAGCTTTATCGAAATATTGGGGTGAAGTTATAAAATGA